A window of Cryptomeria japonica chromosome 3, Sugi_1.0, whole genome shotgun sequence contains these coding sequences:
- the LOC131037350 gene encoding non-specific phospholipase C6 isoform X2 — protein MEAETKLRNSLILTCLLSLALLPAVCSGGIEGRIKTMVILVMENRSFDHMLGWMKRKNPQIDGVTGKEWNALSTTDSNSDRIFFSDDAEYVDPNPGHSFEAIAEQVFGSDTNFSRPTMTGFAQQAGKIDSNMSELVMKGFRPDVVPVYSALTDEFAIFDRWFSSLPGPTQPNRLFVYSATSQGATLHVPKQLAKGYPQKTIFQSIHESGLSFGIYYHSIPTTLFYRELRKLKYVSKFHSFQKKFQRHAAGGSLPNLVVIEPRYFDLKDSPANDDHPSHDVSNGQRLVKEVYEALRSSPQWNETLLVITYDEHGGFYDHVPTPVKDVPTPDGIVGPPPYFFRFDRLGVRVPTIMVSPWIDKRTVVHRPTGPFPSSEYEHSSIPATIKKVFNLSSNFLTYRDAWAGTFEGVVSQRSTPRTDCIDISKMMKNGEVDEEAELSEFQREVVQLAAVLSGDSALKSYPEEIGNKMNVKEAHYYTENAMSRFAEASREALALGASDSIIVEMRSSLTTRIHKNINNNL, from the exons ATGGAAGCAGAGACGAAGCTTCGAAATTCCCTAATCTTAACCTGTTTGCTGAGCCTGGCATTGCTGCCTGCGGTTTGTAGCGGCGGGATTGAGGGGAGGATAAAGACGATGGTGATTCTGGTTATGGAGAATCGATCCTTCGACCACATGTTAGGCTGGATGAAGCGAAAAAACCCCCAAATCGATGGAGTTACAGGAAAGGAATGGAACGCCTTGTCGACCACAGACTCGAATTCAGATCGAATCTTCTTCAGCGACGATGCAGAGTATGTGGATCCCAATCCAGGCCACTCTTTCGAAGCAATTGCAGAGCAAGTTTTTGGCTCAGACACCAATTTCAGTCGCCCCACCATGACCGGATTTGCACAGCAAGCCGGCAAAATCGACAGCAATATGTCGGAACTGGTAATGAAAGGGTTTAGGCCCGATGTCGTCCCTGTTTACTCTGCCCTGACCGATGAATTCGCCATTTTCGACCGCTGGTTTTCTTCTCTGCCCGGCCCTACTCAACCCAATAGGCTTTTCGTCTACTCTGCCACATCTCAGGGAGCAACTCTTCATGTTCCCAAGCAATTGGCCAAGGGTTATCCTCAGAAAACCATTTTCCAGTCGATTCATGAGTCTGGACTTTCTTTCGGTATTTATTACCATTCTATTCCCACTACTCTGTTTTACAGAGAGCTCAGGAAGCTCAAGTATGTGTCGAAATTTCACAGCTTTCAGAAGAAGTTCCAGCGCCATGCTGCTGGCGGGAGTTTGCCCAATTTGGTGGTTATTGAGCCCCGGTACTTCGATCTGAAGGATTCCCCTGCAAATGATGATCACCCATCTCACGATGTGAGCAATGGGCAGAGGCTTGTAAAGGAAGTGTATGAGGCTTTGAGATCTAGTCCGCAGTGGAATGAGACCTTGCTGGTCATTACTTATGATGAGCATGGCGGATTTTATGATCATGTGCCCACTCCTGTTAAGGATGTTCCTACTCCTGACGGAATCGTTGGCCCGCCCCCTTATTTTTTCAGATTTGATCGACTGGGTGTCCGAGTTCCCACCATTATGGTCTCTCCCTGGATCGACAAACGCACAG TGGTGCATCGTCCTACTGGGCCATTTCCCAGCTCTGAGTACGAGCATTCTTCCATTCCAGCAACCATCAAGAAGGTTTTCAATCTCTCATCCAATTTCCTGACTTACAGAGATGCATGGGCTGGGACTTTTGAAGGCGTTGTGAGCCAGAGAAGCACTCCGCGAACTGATTGTATAG ACATaagtaagatgatgaagaatggggaggttgatgaagaagcagagtTGAGTGAATTTCAAAGAGAGGTTGTTCAATTGGCTGCGGTTTTGAGTGGGGATAGTGCTCTCAAGAGTTATCCAGAGGAAATAGGCAATAAGATGAATGTGAAAGAAGCACACTATTATACAGAGAATGCAATGTCACGTTTTGCAGAAGCAAGTAGAGAGGCCCTTGCGCTTGGAGCTTCTGACTCTATAATTGTGGAGATGAGGTCTTCCCTCACCACTAGGATCCATAAAAATATTAACAACAATCTGTGA
- the LOC131037350 gene encoding non-specific phospholipase C6 isoform X1, with translation MEAETKLRNSLILTCLLSLALLPAVCSGGIEGRIKTMVILVMENRSFDHMLGWMKRKNPQIDGVTGKEWNALSTTDSNSDRIFFSDDAEYVDPNPGHSFEAIAEQVFGSDTNFSRPTMTGFAQQAGKIDSNMSELVMKGFRPDVVPVYSALTDEFAIFDRWFSSLPGPTQPNRLFVYSATSQGATLHVPKQLAKGYPQKTIFQSIHESGLSFGIYYHSIPTTLFYRELRKLKYVSKFHSFQKKFQRHAAGGSLPNLVVIEPRYFDLKDSPANDDHPSHDVSNGQRLVKEVYEALRSSPQWNETLLVITYDEHGGFYDHVPTPVKDVPTPDGIVGPPPYFFRFDRLGVRVPTIMVSPWIDKRTVVHRPTGPFPSSEYEHSSIPATIKKVFNLSSNFLTYRDAWAGTFEGVVSQRSTPRTDCIETLPDISKMMKNGEVDEEAELSEFQREVVQLAAVLSGDSALKSYPEEIGNKMNVKEAHYYTENAMSRFAEASREALALGASDSIIVEMRSSLTTRIHKNINNNL, from the exons ATGGAAGCAGAGACGAAGCTTCGAAATTCCCTAATCTTAACCTGTTTGCTGAGCCTGGCATTGCTGCCTGCGGTTTGTAGCGGCGGGATTGAGGGGAGGATAAAGACGATGGTGATTCTGGTTATGGAGAATCGATCCTTCGACCACATGTTAGGCTGGATGAAGCGAAAAAACCCCCAAATCGATGGAGTTACAGGAAAGGAATGGAACGCCTTGTCGACCACAGACTCGAATTCAGATCGAATCTTCTTCAGCGACGATGCAGAGTATGTGGATCCCAATCCAGGCCACTCTTTCGAAGCAATTGCAGAGCAAGTTTTTGGCTCAGACACCAATTTCAGTCGCCCCACCATGACCGGATTTGCACAGCAAGCCGGCAAAATCGACAGCAATATGTCGGAACTGGTAATGAAAGGGTTTAGGCCCGATGTCGTCCCTGTTTACTCTGCCCTGACCGATGAATTCGCCATTTTCGACCGCTGGTTTTCTTCTCTGCCCGGCCCTACTCAACCCAATAGGCTTTTCGTCTACTCTGCCACATCTCAGGGAGCAACTCTTCATGTTCCCAAGCAATTGGCCAAGGGTTATCCTCAGAAAACCATTTTCCAGTCGATTCATGAGTCTGGACTTTCTTTCGGTATTTATTACCATTCTATTCCCACTACTCTGTTTTACAGAGAGCTCAGGAAGCTCAAGTATGTGTCGAAATTTCACAGCTTTCAGAAGAAGTTCCAGCGCCATGCTGCTGGCGGGAGTTTGCCCAATTTGGTGGTTATTGAGCCCCGGTACTTCGATCTGAAGGATTCCCCTGCAAATGATGATCACCCATCTCACGATGTGAGCAATGGGCAGAGGCTTGTAAAGGAAGTGTATGAGGCTTTGAGATCTAGTCCGCAGTGGAATGAGACCTTGCTGGTCATTACTTATGATGAGCATGGCGGATTTTATGATCATGTGCCCACTCCTGTTAAGGATGTTCCTACTCCTGACGGAATCGTTGGCCCGCCCCCTTATTTTTTCAGATTTGATCGACTGGGTGTCCGAGTTCCCACCATTATGGTCTCTCCCTGGATCGACAAACGCACAG TGGTGCATCGTCCTACTGGGCCATTTCCCAGCTCTGAGTACGAGCATTCTTCCATTCCAGCAACCATCAAGAAGGTTTTCAATCTCTCATCCAATTTCCTGACTTACAGAGATGCATGGGCTGGGACTTTTGAAGGCGTTGTGAGCCAGAGAAGCACTCCGCGAACTGATTGTATAG AGACTTTGCCAGACATaagtaagatgatgaagaatggggaggttgatgaagaagcagagtTGAGTGAATTTCAAAGAGAGGTTGTTCAATTGGCTGCGGTTTTGAGTGGGGATAGTGCTCTCAAGAGTTATCCAGAGGAAATAGGCAATAAGATGAATGTGAAAGAAGCACACTATTATACAGAGAATGCAATGTCACGTTTTGCAGAAGCAAGTAGAGAGGCCCTTGCGCTTGGAGCTTCTGACTCTATAATTGTGGAGATGAGGTCTTCCCTCACCACTAGGATCCATAAAAATATTAACAACAATCTGTGA